Proteins from one Mycobacterium adipatum genomic window:
- the dnaA gene encoding chromosomal replication initiator protein DnaA — protein sequence MTADPDSSFVTVWNKVVSELNGETPFGETVNGGPREQLLTAQQRAWLKLVKPLVITEGFALLSVPSAFVQNEIERLREPIVSALSRQLGQRIELGVRIATPGPEDAAEPETDSEPEYPSAPDTEEVDEDGEALASAEASWPTYFNRAQPAPPEANAVSLNRRYTFETFVIGASNRFAHAATLAISEAPARAYNPLFIWGESGLGKTHLLHAAGNYAQRLFPGMRVKYVSTEEFTNDFINSLRDDRKASFKRSYRDVDILLVDDIQFIEGKDGIQEEFFHTFNTLHNANKQIVISSDRSPKQLATLEDRLRTRFEWGLITDVQPPELETRIAILRKKAQMDRLDVPDDVLELIASRIERNIRELEGALIRVTAFASLSKTAIDKSLAEIVLRDLISDSSTMQISTATIMAATAEYFETTIEELRGPGKTRALAQSRQIAMYLCRELTDLSLPRIGEAFGRDHTTVMYAERKIRDGMAERREIFDHVKELTTRIRQRSKR from the coding sequence TTGACCGCGGACCCGGATTCTTCTTTCGTCACGGTCTGGAACAAGGTCGTTTCCGAACTCAACGGGGAAACCCCGTTCGGAGAGACCGTCAACGGCGGCCCGCGTGAGCAACTTCTCACCGCCCAGCAGCGAGCCTGGCTCAAACTCGTCAAACCTCTGGTCATCACCGAGGGATTCGCACTGCTGTCGGTGCCCTCGGCCTTCGTCCAGAACGAGATCGAACGCCTCCGCGAACCGATCGTCAGCGCACTGAGCCGACAGCTCGGCCAACGCATCGAGCTCGGCGTTCGAATCGCCACACCCGGTCCCGAGGATGCCGCCGAGCCCGAGACCGACTCCGAGCCCGAATACCCGTCGGCACCCGATACCGAAGAGGTCGACGAGGACGGCGAAGCACTGGCCAGCGCCGAGGCAAGTTGGCCGACGTACTTCAATCGGGCCCAGCCGGCGCCGCCGGAAGCCAACGCCGTCAGCCTCAACCGGCGCTACACCTTCGAGACGTTCGTCATCGGTGCGTCCAACCGGTTCGCCCATGCCGCCACACTGGCCATCTCAGAGGCGCCCGCGCGGGCCTACAATCCGCTGTTCATCTGGGGTGAATCCGGCCTCGGCAAAACCCATTTGCTCCATGCCGCCGGAAACTATGCGCAACGCCTCTTTCCCGGCATGCGCGTGAAATACGTCTCCACAGAGGAATTCACCAACGACTTCATCAACTCGTTGCGTGACGACCGCAAGGCCTCCTTCAAACGCAGTTACCGCGATGTCGACATCCTGCTCGTCGATGACATTCAGTTCATCGAAGGCAAGGACGGTATCCAGGAAGAGTTCTTCCACACCTTCAACACGCTGCACAACGCCAACAAGCAGATCGTCATCTCCTCGGACCGCTCCCCCAAACAGCTGGCCACGCTCGAGGACCGGCTGCGCACCCGTTTCGAGTGGGGTCTGATCACCGATGTCCAACCCCCGGAGCTGGAGACCCGCATCGCCATTCTGCGCAAGAAGGCGCAGATGGACCGTCTCGACGTGCCCGATGACGTTCTCGAGCTGATCGCCAGCCGCATCGAACGCAATATCCGTGAGCTCGAGGGCGCCCTGATCCGGGTCACCGCGTTCGCGTCCCTGAGCAAGACCGCGATCGACAAATCGCTGGCCGAGATCGTGCTCCGCGATCTCATCTCCGACTCCAGCACCATGCAGATCAGTACCGCGACCATCATGGCCGCCACCGCCGAGTACTTCGAGACCACCATCGAAGAGCTCCGCGGCCCCGGTAAGACCCGGGCCCTCGCACAATCCCGCCAGATCGCCATGTATCTGTGCCGCGAGCTCACCGATCTATCCCTGCCCCGTATCGGTGAGGCGTTCGGCCGCGACCACACCACGGTGATGTACGCCGAACGCAAGATCCGCGACGGAATGGCCGAGCGGCGCGAGATCTTCGATCACGTCAAGGAACTCACCACCCGGATCCGCCAGCGCTCCAAGCGCTGA